In Sebaldella termitidis ATCC 33386, one DNA window encodes the following:
- a CDS encoding major capsid protein, with translation MKLQEMFKAEKITNYNKTLGKPMFLHEFFMEVRYTDNFKISTKVNGKNEGIAINPSNFDADPILREFKEVATYDEDKIYFKEAHKLNEENRKRLFELLKMESNKALEIFVKQRFKEMAGEDGWLDSVRIRAEIMFIQLITSGKNAIKEKAVEKEIDYLHPADNKIALTGGELWTAPTTATPISDLLRWKKFNKANTEYAIMNRKTFEDMIKTDEVKNYMKEEFKITLASDEEFITAVQRKTGLQIIIYEYEAKAKETEAKKVIFPDSVVALLPRKLGYISYGPTISGIDTELGLEVEDNMSVIPKTYATLTVTFEKSGQASKIRQMIFEIESTMAPDEPDMSNLIIAKTA, from the coding sequence ATGAAATTACAAGAAATGTTTAAAGCAGAAAAGATAACAAATTATAATAAAACTTTGGGGAAACCAATGTTTTTACATGAATTTTTTATGGAAGTAAGATATACTGACAATTTTAAAATATCTACAAAAGTTAACGGGAAAAATGAGGGAATTGCAATTAATCCATCAAATTTTGATGCTGATCCAATACTGAGAGAATTTAAAGAAGTAGCGACTTATGATGAGGATAAAATATATTTTAAAGAGGCTCATAAACTTAATGAGGAAAATAGAAAGAGATTATTTGAATTACTTAAAATGGAGAGCAATAAAGCTTTGGAGATATTTGTGAAGCAAAGATTTAAAGAAATGGCTGGTGAAGATGGCTGGTTAGATTCTGTTAGAATTAGAGCTGAAATAATGTTTATCCAACTTATTACAAGCGGAAAAAATGCAATAAAAGAAAAGGCTGTGGAAAAAGAAATTGATTACTTGCACCCAGCTGATAATAAAATTGCATTAACAGGTGGGGAATTGTGGACAGCCCCAACAACAGCAACCCCAATTTCTGATTTATTAAGATGGAAGAAGTTTAATAAAGCTAATACAGAATATGCAATTATGAATAGAAAAACATTTGAAGATATGATTAAGACGGATGAAGTAAAAAATTATATGAAAGAAGAGTTCAAAATAACTCTTGCTTCAGATGAAGAATTTATAACAGCAGTACAAAGAAAAACTGGGCTTCAAATTATTATATATGAGTATGAAGCTAAAGCAAAAGAAACAGAAGCAAAAAAAGTAATTTTTCCTGATAGTGTTGTGGCATTATTGCCAAGAAAACTTGGGTATATATCTTACGGTCCGACAATAAGTGGAATAGATACAGAACTAGGATTAGAAGTTGAAGATAATATGTCTGTAATTCCTAAAACATACGCTACTTTAACAGTTACATTTGAGAAAAGTGGACAAGCTAGCAAGATAAGACAAATGATATTTGAAATAGAGTCTACAATGGCACCTGACGAACCTGATATGTCAAATTTAATTATAGCTAAGACAGCATAA